GGGTGCTCACCGTGTCGACCTTGGCCTTGGCGGCCTTCGGGGCGCCAGATCCAGCTACTGCCATTTGTTTTTGCTCCTTGTTGCGAATCAAACGAATGCCCGATTTTACTGCACTTTCGAGACGCAACGCACGCAGTGTCTATGGAAAAGAGCGATAAATCGGGCCTTTTCGGCGATTTGCCGTCCGGCGGATTCGGAGGTTGCGGTAAAGGCCCGGTTTACGGGCGTTTCTTGCGCGCCGCCGGCTTGGCCTTTGCGCGCGCGATACCGTCGGCGATCAGCTTTTCGGCCGCCTTGCGGCCGACCCAATTGCCGATGCGGGTCCATTTGTCGGGCTCGAGGTCCTTGTAGTGCTGGAAGAAGTGCACGATCTGCTTGAGCAGAATCTCCGGCAAGTCCCTGTAGGACCGCACGCCGGTATGGAAGGGGTGCAGGTCGTCGGTCGGCACGGCGATGATCTTCTCATCGGGACCGGCCTGGTCGGTCATGATCAGCGCGCCGACCGGGCGGCAGCGGATCACCGCGCCCGACGCCACCGGCACCGCCGTGATCACCAGCACGTCGAGCGGATCGCCGTCCTCCGACAGGGTCTGCGGCACGAAGCCGTAATTGCCCGGATAGAACATCGCGGTGTGCAGGAAGCGGTCGACGAACAGCGCGCCCGAGGCCTTGTCGATCTCGTATTTCACCGGCGCGCCGCCGGCCGGGATCTCGATCAGGACATTGATGTCGCGCGGGGGGTTGCGGCCGGCGGGAATCTTGCTGAGGTCCATGGGAAGCCCCGTATTTGCCGGCGCGTCGTAACACAATCCGCGCACGTTGACTCGGGCCCCCGCGCGGGTCAGCGTCCCGAAAAACGGGAGGCAGACATGACCAGGGCGGAACCGTTCGTTTCCGGGCTGAAATTCGGCGAAGGCCTGCGTTGGCATCAGGGGCGCTTCTGGTATTCCGACTTCTTCAACCACCGCATATCGAGCGCCGCGCCGGATGGCACGGTGCGGGCGGAGGTGGAATTCGACGACCAGCCCTCGGGGCTCGGCTGGCTGCCGGACGGCCGGCTGCTGTTCGTCGCCATGACCAGCCAGCGCGTGATGCGGCGCGAAGCCGACGGCAGGATCGTGGAGCACGCCGATCTCAAGGGGTTCGCCAAGTTCCACGCCAACGACATGGTGGTGGATGTTCGCGGCAATGCGCTCGTCGGCTGCTTCGGGTTCGATCTCGACGCGTTCGCCGCGGAGCATGGACCGGCGGCGCTGTGGACGCCGCCCGGCCCCCCGACCGCGCCGATCCTGCGCGTGACGCCGGACGGCAAGGCCACCATCGCCTCGCCCGACCAGAAATTCCCCAACGGCATGGCGATCGTCGACGGCGGCAAGACGCTGATCGCGGCGGAGACCTTTCTGCCGGGGCTCACCGCGTTCGACCTGGCGGAAGATGGCACGCTGTCGAACCGGCGGGTCTGGGCTTCGCTGGTGCCGCCTTTCGCGCCGGATGGGATCTGCGCCGACAGCGAAGGCGCGATCTGGTGCGCCAATGCGCTGGCGCCGGAATGCGTGCGGGTCGGCAAGGGGGGCGAGATCCTCGAACGGGTCGAGACCTCGATGAACGCGTTCGCCTGCACGCTGGGTGGCGTGGACGGCCGCAGCCTCGTCATCGCGACGTCGCAGTCGCACGGCGCGGGGAATGTGAGCGGCATGCTGGAGATCGCGCGGGTGAGCATCGCTGCTTAGCCGCGGGCGCCACTGTCATCCCCGCGCGAGCATTGCGAGAGAAAGGGGATGACAAGGGACGCCTAGCAGGCTGTTGAAGAAGTCTTTTGCCGACGGGCGATGAAGG
The nucleotide sequence above comes from Rhizomicrobium sp.. Encoded proteins:
- the ppa gene encoding inorganic diphosphatase — encoded protein: MDLSKIPAGRNPPRDINVLIEIPAGGAPVKYEIDKASGALFVDRFLHTAMFYPGNYGFVPQTLSEDGDPLDVLVITAVPVASGAVIRCRPVGALIMTDQAGPDEKIIAVPTDDLHPFHTGVRSYRDLPEILLKQIVHFFQHYKDLEPDKWTRIGNWVGRKAAEKLIADGIARAKAKPAARKKRP
- a CDS encoding SMP-30/gluconolactonase/LRE family protein; protein product: MTRAEPFVSGLKFGEGLRWHQGRFWYSDFFNHRISSAAPDGTVRAEVEFDDQPSGLGWLPDGRLLFVAMTSQRVMRREADGRIVEHADLKGFAKFHANDMVVDVRGNALVGCFGFDLDAFAAEHGPAALWTPPGPPTAPILRVTPDGKATIASPDQKFPNGMAIVDGGKTLIAAETFLPGLTAFDLAEDGTLSNRRVWASLVPPFAPDGICADSEGAIWCANALAPECVRVGKGGEILERVETSMNAFACTLGGVDGRSLVIATSQSHGAGNVSGMLEIARVSIAA